From [Clostridium] symbiosum, a single genomic window includes:
- a CDS encoding iron-containing alcohol dehydrogenase, with the protein MINLVLRGNTDLIYGKGEIAKAGALIKENGGSRVLIHHVSEPFVQPLIEAVKGYLDAAGLEYVDLGGGVPNPRLDKVYEGIELCRREKVDFVLAIGGGSVIDSSKAIALGVPYDGDVWDFFTMKAVHKACLPVGVISTFAATGSECTTGTVITKEDEQLKRGVEDNNDNIMIRPKFAILDPTLTFTAPRFQTASGTADIVSHICENFFSADPDNDFSDYFCISGLKTAIKFGPVCLEDPRNYEARGALMLLSGYAINGYMKFGRHGDWNCHALEHEMSGEWDIPHGAGLAIITPHWMRYIYKEHMELFLKFATNVFNIPYNADEPEQTALAGIEALADFFHNKLGLPKNLRELGVKEEQMTDEILHKVCKRIFYYGTDVAGDLHPMREEDFFTILKQSV; encoded by the coding sequence ATGATTAATCTGGTATTGCGTGGTAATACGGATCTTATCTACGGAAAAGGTGAGATAGCCAAGGCGGGCGCTCTAATTAAGGAAAACGGCGGATCCCGCGTGCTGATCCACCATGTAAGTGAACCTTTTGTACAGCCGTTAATCGAGGCGGTAAAAGGCTATCTGGATGCAGCCGGGCTGGAATATGTGGATTTGGGCGGGGGTGTGCCAAATCCCAGGCTGGATAAGGTTTATGAAGGAATCGAGCTGTGTCGGAGGGAAAAAGTGGATTTTGTCCTGGCTATAGGCGGCGGTTCGGTGATTGACAGCTCCAAGGCTATCGCCCTCGGCGTGCCGTATGATGGAGATGTCTGGGACTTTTTTACGATGAAAGCAGTCCATAAAGCATGTCTGCCGGTCGGCGTGATTTCCACCTTTGCGGCCACCGGAAGCGAATGCACTACAGGAACGGTAATCACCAAGGAAGATGAACAGTTAAAACGCGGTGTAGAGGATAACAACGACAACATCATGATCCGGCCGAAATTTGCCATCCTGGATCCGACTCTTACCTTTACGGCGCCCCGGTTCCAGACGGCTTCGGGGACGGCGGATATCGTGTCCCACATCTGCGAAAACTTCTTCTCAGCGGATCCGGACAACGATTTTTCCGATTATTTCTGTATCAGCGGACTGAAGACGGCAATCAAGTTCGGTCCTGTCTGCCTTGAGGATCCGAGGAATTATGAGGCCAGAGGGGCGCTGATGCTCCTGAGCGGCTATGCGATAAACGGCTATATGAAATTCGGCCGTCACGGTGACTGGAACTGCCATGCCCTGGAACATGAGATGAGCGGCGAGTGGGATATTCCACACGGCGCAGGGCTGGCAATCATCACACCGCACTGGATGAGATATATCTATAAAGAACACATGGAGCTGTTCTTAAAATTCGCGACGAATGTATTTAACATTCCTTATAATGCGGACGAACCGGAGCAGACGGCGCTGGCGGGAATTGAGGCGCTGGCCGATTTCTTCCATAATAAACTGGGACTTCCCAAAAATCTGCGCGAGCTGGGAGTGAAGGAAGAACAGATGACGGATGAGATTCTGCACAAGGTGTGCAAACGAATTTTTTACTATGGAACTGATGTGGCGGGAGATCTGCACCCGATGCGTGAGGAAGATTTCTTTACTATCCTCAAGCAGTCTGTTTAG
- a CDS encoding iron-containing alcohol dehydrogenase, translated as MINFELKNIPDMIFGRGTEARCGELLKSFGGTKALIHHSGEPFVQPLIEKVKQYLTEAGMEFAELGGVVPNPRLSKVYEGIELCRKEKCDCVLAVGGGSVIDSAKGIACGVPYDGDVWDMYRMVVTPEKVLTLGVISTFSGTGSECSCASVVTNEKTQLKLSIDDNPLVRPAFCILNPELTYSVPPMQTASGASDIMSHLVENFCTATPDVYMNHQFLIAGMKTVLKNAPIAVREPDNYAARSALAATAPFAISGLLRIGLVGDWACHLMEHEMSTEWNVPHGLGLAIITPVWMRYVYKRNVSLFAKLAVELFGIEYDFDCPERTALAGIDALSEWFQSIGMPRTIREFVDGDTSEATLRRMAARIDYPLEGHKTGFAFAISAEDVVNIYKLAL; from the coding sequence ATGATCAATTTTGAACTTAAGAATATTCCAGATATGATTTTTGGCCGCGGCACGGAGGCAAGATGCGGCGAACTGCTTAAAAGTTTCGGAGGGACTAAGGCTCTGATTCACCATTCGGGCGAGCCGTTTGTACAGCCGCTGATTGAAAAAGTAAAACAGTATCTGACGGAAGCCGGTATGGAATTTGCAGAGCTGGGCGGCGTTGTTCCCAACCCCAGACTTTCCAAGGTATATGAGGGAATTGAACTGTGCCGGAAGGAAAAGTGTGACTGCGTTCTGGCCGTAGGCGGCGGCTCCGTCATCGACAGCGCCAAAGGGATCGCCTGCGGCGTGCCTTATGACGGGGATGTGTGGGATATGTACCGGATGGTGGTAACACCGGAAAAGGTGTTGACCCTGGGCGTTATTTCCACCTTCTCGGGAACGGGAAGCGAGTGCAGCTGTGCCTCGGTGGTAACGAATGAGAAGACACAGTTAAAACTCTCCATTGACGATAACCCGTTAGTGCGCCCGGCATTCTGTATCCTGAACCCGGAATTGACCTACAGCGTTCCGCCGATGCAGACCGCGTCCGGCGCCTCGGACATCATGTCCCATCTGGTGGAAAATTTCTGCACGGCGACGCCCGATGTGTACATGAACCACCAGTTCCTGATTGCAGGGATGAAGACGGTGCTTAAAAATGCGCCGATCGCCGTTCGGGAACCGGACAATTATGCGGCACGCAGCGCACTGGCCGCGACAGCGCCTTTTGCCATCAGCGGACTGCTCAGGATTGGTCTGGTGGGAGACTGGGCCTGCCATCTGATGGAACATGAGATGAGCACGGAGTGGAACGTCCCCCACGGCCTGGGCCTGGCGATTATTACGCCGGTGTGGATGCGCTATGTGTATAAACGGAATGTGAGTCTTTTCGCCAAGCTGGCGGTGGAGCTGTTTGGCATAGAGTATGATTTTGACTGCCCGGAGCGCACCGCTCTGGCCGGAATCGACGCCCTTTCGGAATGGTTCCAGTCTATCGGCATGCCGCGGACGATCCGGGAATTTGTGGACGGCGATACGTCCGAGGCCACACTCCGCAGGATGGCGGCCAGGATTGATTATCCGCTGGAAGGCCATAAAACCGGTTTTGCATTTGCAATTTCGGCGGAGGATGTGGTGAACATCTATAAACTGGCTTTATAG
- a CDS encoding HAMP domain-containing sensor histidine kinase → MTHTLYYKFILGYLLFGFLGFVTIATVSSDMTYDHLIGQNAEALYDEATMIADNCSKVYEGKHLDLDATYPQLDAVATYLKARVWILDHSGVITADSSRKAIGTTIEGFDPTAQGNRLYSIGQYYGMFDSDVLSVLAPVTGNMNTYGYVAVHLPISVVKAEQNGFLNIVYITSAIIFCLSLIILLVFTKIVYFPLKKITYAANQYADGNLSHNIRVTSQDEIGYLASTLNYMSNELNDMEEYQRKFIANVSHDFRSPLTSIKGYLEAILDGTIPPELYKKYLGIIISETERLNKLTQGMLTLNSLDSKGYLSRTNFDINRTVKDTAATFEGTCSAKGITFDLTFSDSIQMVYADLGKIQQVLYNLIDNAIKFSHEDSVIYIQTSVRYEKVFVSVKDTGVGIPKDNVKKIWERFYKSDASRGKDKKGTGLGLAIVKEIIQSHGENIDVVSTEGVGTEFIFSLPKATTL, encoded by the coding sequence ATGACTCACACACTTTATTACAAGTTTATACTGGGATATCTGCTGTTCGGTTTTCTGGGCTTTGTCACAATTGCGACGGTCTCATCCGACATGACATATGATCATCTGATTGGCCAGAATGCGGAAGCCCTCTATGACGAGGCGACTATGATTGCGGACAACTGCAGCAAAGTCTATGAGGGGAAACACCTGGATCTGGACGCTACCTACCCCCAGCTGGATGCGGTAGCCACTTATCTGAAGGCACGGGTATGGATCCTGGATCACAGCGGCGTCATCACCGCCGACAGCAGCCGCAAAGCGATCGGAACCACGATAGAGGGCTTTGATCCCACCGCACAGGGAAACCGGCTCTATTCCATCGGCCAATATTACGGGATGTTCGACAGCGACGTCCTGTCTGTCCTGGCTCCCGTTACGGGAAATATGAATACTTACGGATATGTGGCGGTCCACCTCCCCATCAGCGTGGTAAAGGCGGAGCAGAACGGTTTTCTGAACATTGTATACATTACATCCGCCATCATCTTCTGCCTCTCGCTGATCATTTTGCTTGTATTTACGAAAATTGTGTATTTTCCTTTGAAAAAGATCACCTATGCGGCCAACCAGTATGCCGACGGAAACCTGTCGCACAATATCAGGGTCACCAGCCAGGACGAGATCGGCTATCTGGCCAGTACGTTGAACTATATGTCGAATGAGTTAAACGACATGGAGGAATACCAGAGAAAATTCATCGCCAACGTCTCACATGACTTCCGCTCTCCCCTCACCTCCATCAAGGGATACCTGGAAGCTATCCTGGACGGGACCATTCCTCCGGAGCTCTACAAAAAATACCTGGGTATCATCATCTCGGAGACGGAGCGCCTGAACAAACTGACCCAGGGAATGCTGACACTCAACTCCCTGGACAGCAAAGGATATTTAAGCCGCACCAACTTTGACATCAACAGGACCGTCAAAGACACGGCTGCCACCTTCGAGGGCACATGCAGCGCAAAAGGTATCACCTTTGACCTGACCTTCTCGGATTCCATCCAGATGGTCTACGCAGACCTGGGCAAAATCCAGCAGGTTCTCTATAACCTGATCGACAATGCCATCAAATTCAGCCATGAAGACTCTGTCATCTATATCCAGACCTCCGTGCGCTATGAAAAAGTATTCGTATCCGTCAAGGACACTGGCGTAGGCATCCCGAAAGACAATGTCAAAAAAATCTGGGAGCGCTTCTACAAAAGCGACGCCTCCCGCGGTAAAGACAAAAAAGGAACCGGCCTGGGCCTCGCCATAGTTAAGGAAATCATCCAGTCCCACGGGGAAAATATTGACGTAGTCAGCACCGAAGGCGTAGGCACTGAATTTATTTTCAGCCTTCCTAAAGCCACTACTCTGTAA
- a CDS encoding LysR family transcriptional regulator, giving the protein MEIRQLRYFVQVCESGSLLRASEILFISHQALSKSLSLLEKELGAALFYRTPKGMIPTQFGQELLESSRPILEEWERLNLKLEESANHYKGKIRLGLSGGLIYFGSDKIWEYFKELHPHTEIESFEHGYIEGLRLLKAGTLDAVIISDYENSDGYITYSLPSTRRLVIVEKNNPLASKEELEFKDLKNQKFILCINDFAYNKFLRLCQAEGFTPDVRRTSDTVYMYKLCSEDGLCGLCIDSNASNLVPKYPELRTIPFKDNAFPYPLTLVVRNNYPKPTLIKELVDFLTYSLNSVLY; this is encoded by the coding sequence ATGGAAATACGACAGCTGCGTTATTTTGTGCAGGTATGTGAAAGCGGCAGTCTGCTGAGGGCATCCGAGATACTTTTTATCTCCCATCAGGCCCTCAGTAAATCGCTGTCTTTGCTGGAGAAAGAACTGGGCGCAGCCCTGTTTTACCGTACTCCAAAAGGCATGATTCCCACCCAGTTCGGACAGGAGTTGCTGGAGAGCAGCCGCCCGATACTCGAAGAATGGGAACGTCTGAATCTGAAACTGGAGGAATCAGCGAACCATTATAAAGGCAAGATACGCCTCGGTCTGTCCGGAGGCCTCATTTACTTTGGTTCGGACAAGATCTGGGAATATTTCAAAGAGCTGCATCCCCACACGGAAATCGAGTCATTTGAGCACGGTTACATCGAGGGTCTGAGGCTCCTGAAAGCCGGGACACTGGATGCCGTCATTATTTCAGACTATGAAAACTCGGACGGCTATATCACCTACAGTCTGCCGTCCACCAGACGCCTTGTGATTGTGGAAAAAAACAATCCGCTGGCCTCAAAAGAAGAACTGGAATTTAAAGATTTGAAGAATCAGAAATTTATCCTGTGCATCAACGATTTTGCCTATAATAAATTCCTGCGCCTCTGCCAGGCGGAGGGCTTTACCCCCGATGTACGCCGCACCAGTGATACGGTTTACATGTACAAGCTGTGCAGCGAGGACGGACTCTGCGGGCTCTGCATTGACTCCAATGCGTCGAATCTCGTTCCGAAATATCCGGAACTGAGAACCATCCCGTTTAAAGACAACGCATTTCCCTATCCGCTCACACTGGTGGTAAGAAATAATTATCCCAAGCCAACACTGATCAAAGAACTGGTGGACTTCCTCACCTATTCCCTGAACAGCGTCTTATATTAA
- a CDS encoding electron transfer flavoprotein subunit beta/FixA family protein yields MKIIVCVKQVPDTTEIKIDPVTNTLIRAGVPSIVNPYDAYALETAIRLKERYGAEVLVISMGPDQARAALRECLSIGADRAWLISDRAFGGSDTLATSFVLSEAVSWLDKEVGGIDLVLCGKQAIDGDTAQVGPEMAEHLDIPQITYASDVELAEDAVLVKRENDDGYDVIRAKLPAVVTVTKISGDTRLPSIKGKMRASRAEIPVLTAEMLGIDTGRCGLKGSPTKVKKTFTPVRTKQGIKEEGKTAQEFAAGLAGFLDGKKLV; encoded by the coding sequence ATGAAGATTATTGTATGTGTAAAACAGGTTCCCGACACAACGGAAATTAAGATTGATCCTGTGACAAACACACTGATACGCGCCGGGGTTCCCAGCATCGTAAATCCGTATGACGCATATGCCCTGGAGACGGCAATCCGTCTGAAGGAGCGGTACGGGGCGGAGGTCCTCGTCATTTCCATGGGACCGGATCAGGCCAGGGCGGCGCTCAGGGAATGCCTGTCCATAGGGGCGGATCGGGCATGGCTCATCAGCGACAGGGCATTCGGAGGTTCGGACACCCTGGCAACCAGCTTTGTGCTGTCGGAGGCTGTCTCATGGCTGGATAAGGAGGTTGGGGGAATTGACCTGGTGCTCTGCGGAAAACAGGCGATTGACGGCGACACTGCCCAGGTCGGGCCGGAGATGGCGGAACACCTCGATATCCCGCAGATTACATATGCCTCCGACGTGGAACTTGCGGAGGACGCGGTGCTGGTGAAGAGGGAGAATGATGACGGATACGATGTGATAAGGGCGAAACTGCCGGCGGTTGTGACGGTAACCAAGATTTCCGGTGATACAAGGCTCCCGTCGATTAAAGGTAAAATGAGGGCGTCGAGGGCGGAGATTCCGGTACTCACGGCCGAAATGCTGGGGATCGACACCGGACGATGCGGCCTGAAGGGCTCCCCGACAAAAGTAAAGAAAACATTTACACCGGTCAGGACAAAACAGGGAATTAAAGAGGAAGGAAAGACCGCCCAGGAGTTTGCAGCCGGCCTGGCAGGATTTCTGGACGGGAAAAAATTGGTGTGA
- a CDS encoding electron transfer flavoprotein subunit alpha/FixB family protein, with amino-acid sequence MEQRQDYKNIWVFIETEEGKAKPVGYELLTPGRMLADKTGQKLVAVIPAYEAEETAAQAAAYGADEVLLVEGEIYRNYRTDVFADCMTQLVEKYRPLVILMGATNNGRDLGPRLACRLKTGLTADCTALDIDAETGNVEWTRPAFGGNLMATILCPDHRPQMGTVRPGVFKKPVKETGNAKDVQVGSHAEQRIIREKVDISPEHIRTEIVERIKEVVQSVNLEEADIIVSGGRGIGKAENFSYIRELAEALGGAVGSSRACVDADWIPHAHQVGQTGKTVAPKLYIACGISGAIQHLAGMSGAETIVAINKDPDAPIFGVADYGIVGDLLEVIPELIREINKIKAN; translated from the coding sequence GTGGAACAGAGACAGGATTATAAGAATATCTGGGTATTTATTGAGACCGAGGAAGGAAAGGCAAAGCCGGTGGGCTATGAATTGCTGACGCCGGGCCGGATGCTGGCCGATAAGACGGGACAGAAGCTGGTGGCGGTGATACCGGCATATGAGGCGGAAGAGACGGCCGCGCAGGCCGCAGCCTACGGCGCGGACGAAGTGCTCCTGGTAGAGGGTGAGATATACCGGAACTACAGAACCGACGTGTTTGCAGATTGTATGACACAGCTTGTGGAAAAGTACAGGCCCCTGGTCATTCTGATGGGAGCGACAAACAACGGAAGGGATCTGGGGCCGAGGCTGGCATGCCGGCTGAAAACAGGGCTTACGGCCGACTGTACGGCGCTGGATATCGATGCGGAGACGGGAAATGTGGAGTGGACAAGACCGGCATTCGGCGGAAACCTGATGGCTACGATTCTCTGTCCGGACCACAGGCCCCAGATGGGAACCGTGAGGCCGGGGGTATTTAAGAAGCCGGTAAAGGAAACAGGTAATGCAAAAGATGTACAGGTTGGCAGTCATGCAGAACAAAGAATCATCAGGGAAAAAGTTGACATAAGTCCGGAACACATCCGCACCGAGATCGTGGAGCGCATAAAGGAGGTGGTCCAGTCCGTCAATCTGGAGGAAGCGGACATCATCGTGTCCGGCGGCCGCGGAATCGGAAAAGCGGAAAATTTCTCCTACATCAGGGAGCTGGCCGAGGCGCTCGGAGGAGCGGTCGGTTCATCGAGAGCCTGCGTGGATGCGGACTGGATTCCACATGCACACCAGGTGGGGCAGACCGGTAAAACGGTGGCGCCGAAGCTCTACATCGCCTGCGGTATTTCAGGTGCCATCCAGCACCTGGCCGGAATGTCGGGAGCGGAGACGATCGTGGCAATCAATAAGGACCCGGACGCTCCCATATTCGGAGTGGCCGATTATGGAATCGTGGGAGATCTGCTGGAGGTAATTCCGGAACTGATCCGTGAGATTAATAAGATAAAAGCAAACTGA
- a CDS encoding enoyl-CoA hydratase/isomerase family protein — MNELLYEKQGAIAKIIINRPEKRNALNSAVIHGIDESLKMAAEDDEIRVVILTGAGEKAFTAGFDLKEAMEHNITGVVERRKDTSEEIEFFMRMWHFPKPIVAAIRGYCIGGGITLAMLSDMVIATEDATFGNPEILLGYVPEFPMEVWKMPFNKVREFFYLSKFFTAGEMRDMNVVNQVVPGEKLEETVMAVAERIAQIPPESTKIIKYSLNKCYELQGFRNTIDFVSELFNLGRVHMQTTQVDDFRNDIAEGGLASALKKQYNK; from the coding sequence ATGAACGAATTATTATATGAAAAACAGGGAGCAATCGCCAAAATTATCATCAACAGACCGGAGAAGAGAAATGCGTTAAACAGCGCCGTCATCCACGGAATCGACGAGTCACTTAAAATGGCGGCGGAGGACGATGAGATCCGTGTTGTCATCCTGACGGGAGCAGGAGAAAAAGCCTTTACGGCAGGATTTGATTTAAAGGAGGCAATGGAGCACAACATCACCGGGGTTGTGGAGAGAAGGAAAGACACATCGGAAGAGATTGAGTTTTTCATGAGAATGTGGCATTTCCCAAAACCAATTGTGGCCGCGATCAGGGGATACTGCATCGGCGGAGGAATTACCCTTGCCATGCTCAGTGACATGGTGATTGCCACCGAGGACGCCACATTCGGCAACCCGGAGATCCTTCTGGGATATGTGCCCGAATTCCCGATGGAAGTCTGGAAAATGCCGTTTAACAAAGTAAGGGAATTCTTCTACCTGAGCAAATTCTTTACAGCTGGCGAGATGCGGGACATGAACGTGGTGAACCAGGTTGTTCCGGGTGAAAAACTGGAAGAGACGGTCATGGCGGTTGCGGAGAGAATTGCACAGATACCGCCGGAGAGCACAAAGATTATTAAATACTCCCTGAATAAATGTTATGAGCTCCAGGGTTTCCGGAACACGATCGATTTTGTTTCCGAACTGTTCAATCTGGGCAGAGTCCATATGCAGACGACGCAGGTAGACGATTTCAGGAACGATATTGCGGAGGGCGGACTTGCCTCGGCTCTCAAGAAACAGTACAACAAATAA
- a CDS encoding acetyl-CoA hydrolase/transferase C-terminal domain-containing protein has product MERLWREQYADKVISAHEAAAMIQDGDSFCCGAREPVGILTELGKRSDLTGANYYAPEEDFPHLLENMGNGLNVYTSFMDSVNRDYINEGKMQFIPCGFSGFSKVALKDFECRVAITCVSAPNKDGYVSFGNSADMMADVCRAVPLSIAELNEKLPFVHGDNVMHISEFDYLVEGEGYPLNIGQIDDSDENREKYKAIGASLSELVENEATLEVGIGRLNSSAMMYLDGVRDLGIHTEIYGDLLMNLTKKGLVTNRKKTLNPGVSICTQVVGSRELFDYVQDNLEIRLDCCNHVLTPGIIAKNNKMTAINNAVQVDLLGQANAEYLKGRQHSGMGGIGDFAAGAVSCPDGKSIVVIESVTKNGKYSKIVPYFEPGTPVSLSRTMVEYVVSEYGVAVLSGKSVKERAGELIHIAHPAFREELKHQAAAIGIL; this is encoded by the coding sequence ATGGAACGATTATGGAGAGAACAATATGCTGATAAAGTGATTTCCGCCCACGAGGCGGCAGCCATGATACAGGATGGGGACAGCTTCTGCTGCGGAGCCAGGGAACCGGTGGGAATTCTCACCGAGCTGGGTAAAAGAAGCGATCTGACCGGGGCAAATTATTATGCCCCGGAGGAGGACTTCCCCCACCTTCTGGAGAATATGGGAAACGGGCTGAACGTCTATACCAGCTTTATGGATTCGGTGAACCGGGACTATATCAACGAAGGAAAAATGCAGTTTATACCCTGCGGTTTTTCGGGATTTTCCAAGGTGGCGCTGAAAGATTTTGAGTGCCGTGTGGCTATCACCTGCGTGTCGGCCCCGAATAAGGACGGTTACGTCTCTTTCGGTAATTCGGCCGATATGATGGCCGATGTATGCCGGGCGGTGCCGCTTTCCATTGCGGAGCTGAATGAGAAACTTCCGTTTGTCCACGGTGATAATGTGATGCATATTTCAGAATTTGATTATCTTGTGGAAGGGGAGGGCTATCCGCTCAACATCGGACAGATAGACGATTCCGATGAAAACAGGGAAAAATATAAGGCCATCGGCGCCAGCCTGTCGGAACTGGTGGAAAATGAAGCCACTCTGGAGGTGGGAATCGGACGCCTCAATTCCTCCGCCATGATGTATCTGGACGGTGTAAGAGATCTGGGAATCCATACGGAAATATATGGGGATCTTCTGATGAACCTGACTAAAAAAGGCCTTGTGACCAACCGGAAAAAGACCCTGAACCCGGGCGTTTCCATCTGTACCCAGGTGGTTGGCTCCAGGGAGCTGTTCGACTATGTGCAGGACAATCTGGAAATCCGCCTGGACTGCTGCAACCATGTCCTGACTCCAGGCATTATTGCAAAAAATAATAAGATGACGGCCATTAACAATGCGGTTCAGGTCGATCTTCTAGGACAGGCCAATGCGGAATATTTAAAAGGACGTCAGCACTCCGGAATGGGAGGAATCGGCGATTTTGCCGCGGGAGCAGTAAGCTGTCCCGACGGAAAATCCATTGTGGTCATAGAATCCGTCACGAAAAATGGAAAGTACTCCAAGATAGTGCCGTATTTCGAGCCGGGAACGCCCGTATCCCTGAGCCGGACAATGGTAGAGTATGTGGTATCGGAATATGGCGTTGCGGTTTTAAGCGGCAAATCGGTAAAAGAACGGGCCGGGGAGTTAATTCACATTGCCCATCCGGCATTCAGGGAAGAGCTTAAGCACCAGGCAGCGGCAATTGGAATTTTATAA
- a CDS encoding sodium:solute symporter family protein: MSSLGIVLVILGIYMAVMIAIGLAGRKYGGNMNDFMTAGKQGTLLLVTGSYIGSHIGNGIVVGGAEYGAVYGIGGMWFGVGAALSYILFAAVMSRRVYRGNCVTLSDMLEQRYGDKVTAIMMAILNGAANTAVMAGQIMAGKRLFEYIGINPVAGAVITTLIVIIYSSMSGLWGVMMTDVIQSTVIFITVIVTVIFIGSKGGFQLMAQNLPAESFKLIPFSMDTFIMMLGPTALYGLVSSAAFQRTVSCKSEKTAVRAPIIAALMIIPFVILPVLIGMYGKAMWPDAANGTIIFQVLFEAMPPVLAGLLIASICAAVMSTCDGGLVTITANIVSDIYYKHINPQASEKTLARMTTWSTVIVGLLALVLSLQFSSIISLLSMAYTFMTAGGLVMILGGILWKKGTTQGAVASFLIGIACVIINKMGVQMPFASIFPILPSAAAYVAVSLATQKKSRETI; encoded by the coding sequence ATGAGCAGTTTAGGCATAGTGTTAGTAATTCTGGGGATTTACATGGCGGTGATGATCGCGATCGGACTTGCAGGCAGAAAATACGGCGGAAACATGAACGATTTTATGACGGCCGGAAAACAGGGGACGCTTCTTTTGGTAACGGGATCCTATATTGGTTCCCATATTGGCAACGGTATCGTGGTCGGCGGAGCGGAATATGGCGCCGTATACGGAATCGGAGGAATGTGGTTTGGAGTAGGTGCCGCATTATCCTACATCCTGTTTGCGGCCGTTATGTCGAGACGTGTGTACAGAGGGAACTGTGTCACACTTTCGGATATGCTGGAGCAGAGATACGGGGACAAGGTAACGGCCATTATGATGGCCATCTTAAACGGAGCGGCCAATACGGCGGTCATGGCGGGACAGATTATGGCAGGAAAGCGCCTTTTTGAATATATCGGCATCAATCCGGTGGCGGGAGCGGTCATCACAACTCTGATTGTCATTATCTATTCTTCGATGTCGGGACTTTGGGGCGTTATGATGACGGATGTGATCCAGAGTACGGTTATCTTCATTACAGTCATTGTCACCGTTATTTTCATCGGCAGCAAAGGCGGATTTCAGTTAATGGCCCAGAACCTGCCTGCGGAAAGTTTTAAGTTGATTCCGTTCAGCATGGACACGTTCATTATGATGCTGGGGCCGACGGCTCTATACGGCCTTGTTTCATCCGCGGCCTTCCAGCGTACCGTATCGTGTAAAAGCGAGAAAACTGCGGTGAGGGCGCCAATCATCGCGGCCCTTATGATTATTCCTTTTGTTATCCTTCCCGTCCTGATTGGAATGTACGGAAAAGCAATGTGGCCGGACGCAGCAAACGGCACGATTATTTTCCAGGTGCTGTTTGAGGCAATGCCGCCCGTGCTTGCCGGGCTCTTAATTGCATCGATCTGCGCGGCGGTCATGTCCACCTGTGACGGCGGTCTTGTCACAATCACGGCCAATATTGTCAGCGATATTTACTATAAACATATCAATCCGCAGGCCAGTGAGAAGACGCTGGCGAGAATGACAACCTGGTCCACCGTGATTGTCGGACTCTTGGCCCTTGTACTGTCCCTGCAGTTCTCCAGCATTATTTCCCTGCTGTCCATGGCGTATACATTTATGACGGCCGGAGGTCTTGTCATGATTCTGGGCGGGATACTCTGGAAGAAGGGAACGACACAGGGAGCGGTTGCAAGTTTCCTAATCGGAATCGCCTGTGTCATTATAAATAAAATGGGAGTCCAGATGCCGTTTGCATCGATTTTCCCGATACTTCCGTCGGCAGCAGCCTATGTGGCGGTCAGCCTGGCAACACAGAAGAAAAGCCGGGAAACTATTTAA
- a CDS encoding DUF2089 family protein encodes MSIEIIPDWMANLDDEDVTFIKKFILASGSLKEIAGQYHVTYPTVRLRLDKIIQKILISEDTANEPYIALIKRLALNEKLDFDTAKLLISEYKKIKKEEP; translated from the coding sequence ATGTCAATTGAAATCATACCCGACTGGATGGCAAACCTGGATGACGAGGACGTCACTTTTATCAAAAAGTTTATCCTGGCCTCCGGTTCCCTGAAAGAAATTGCCGGCCAGTACCATGTCACCTATCCCACAGTCCGGCTGAGGCTGGACAAAATAATTCAGAAGATCCTGATCAGCGAAGACACTGCGAATGAGCCGTATATCGCCCTGATTAAGCGGCTTGCGCTGAATGAAAAGCTGGATTTTGACACCGCCAAACTTCTGATATCCGAATATAAGAAAATCAAAAAGGAGGAACCTTAG